The Halopseudomonas sabulinigri genome window below encodes:
- a CDS encoding alpha/beta hydrolase produces the protein MSRPGEEQVVIEGPAGPLEALLTRGDRPGLVAIICHPNPVQGGTMQNKVVHTLMRTARDLGAATLRFNFRGVGSSAGEHDYGVGEVQDCIAVIEWARAELQMSSLWLLGFSFGGYVAAAAASALPVWPERLILVAPSVEKQRFAELKPLGGPAVVMMGEDDDVVAPEAVYAAFADEPGATVQRFAETGHFFHGQLVPLKAAVEQALG, from the coding sequence ATGAGCCGTCCAGGCGAAGAGCAGGTAGTTATAGAAGGGCCCGCCGGCCCGCTGGAAGCCTTACTGACCCGCGGGGATCGTCCGGGACTGGTGGCGATCATCTGCCATCCCAATCCTGTGCAGGGCGGCACCATGCAGAATAAAGTCGTGCATACCCTGATGCGTACTGCGCGGGATCTGGGCGCGGCGACCCTGCGGTTCAACTTTCGTGGCGTGGGCAGCAGTGCCGGAGAGCACGACTACGGTGTTGGCGAGGTGCAGGACTGCATTGCGGTTATTGAGTGGGCGCGCGCCGAACTGCAGATGAGCTCGCTCTGGTTGCTGGGGTTTTCCTTCGGCGGTTACGTTGCCGCAGCAGCGGCCTCAGCGTTGCCTGTGTGGCCTGAGCGCTTGATTCTGGTTGCGCCCTCGGTGGAAAAGCAGCGCTTTGCTGAGCTCAAGCCCTTGGGTGGGCCGGCCGTGGTGATGATGGGCGAAGACGACGATGTGGTCGCGCCCGAGGCGGTGTATGCCGCCTTCGCCGATGAGCCTGGTGCTACAGTGCAACGGTTTGCCGAGACAGGGCACTTCTTCCACGGCCAGCTAGTGCCGCTGAAAGCCGCTGTTGAGCAGGCCCTTGGCTAG
- a CDS encoding YhcB family protein, translating to MEASENLWIATAIALAVGVVIGVVLAQVSRRFSSGNSSSSQAQLESLQLRFEEYQQEVASHFKTTANLAGRLNRSYQDIQEHLTHGAMELAPDDMTRQRLLAALDQDAPIAPGSRKHHEGAFDSLEPPRDYAPKDSGGPGTLSEDYGIKRKP from the coding sequence GTGGAAGCAAGCGAGAATCTCTGGATAGCAACAGCCATTGCCCTGGCAGTAGGCGTCGTCATCGGCGTAGTACTGGCCCAAGTGTCGCGACGCTTCAGCAGCGGCAACTCATCCAGCTCCCAGGCCCAGCTTGAGAGTCTGCAACTGCGCTTCGAAGAGTATCAGCAGGAAGTTGCGTCGCATTTCAAGACCACCGCCAACCTGGCCGGCCGGCTCAATCGCAGCTATCAGGACATTCAGGAGCACCTGACCCATGGCGCCATGGAACTGGCTCCTGACGACATGACGCGCCAGCGTCTGCTCGCCGCACTGGACCAAGACGCGCCCATTGCGCCCGGCAGCCGCAAGCACCACGAAGGCGCCTTCGACAGCCTCGAGCCACCACGCGATTACGCTCCCAAGGACAGCGGCGGCCCCGGCACCTTGTCCGAAGATTACGGCATCAAGCGCAAGCCCTGA
- a CDS encoding MlaE family ABC transporter permease, whose translation MPTSESAFFRLPQSASEPLRIAGDWTLQHYGELRELIAQVPASQRQSISEVDLSQLAGLDTAGGQLLAELLGPEQLQRASQSSQDLSSERRTLLQRIASSCSDQPDTIRSEPLLLIALLERIGAAMAGLYAHVIELLGFIGLTLSGLARNLLRPGNWRLTAIVAQIEQTAFNAIPIVALLTFMVGAVIAFLGATVLESFGASIYTVDLIAFSFLREFGVLLTAILMAGRTASAFTAQIGSMKANEEVDAIRALGLNPMEILVLPRVLALLIAMPALTFIAMLSGLFGGAMVCALSLDISPTMYLSMLHQNIELRHFLLGIAKAPVFAFLIAVIGCLEGFKVSGSAESVGEHTTSSVVQCIFVVILVDALAALFYMEMGW comes from the coding sequence ATGCCAACTTCCGAATCCGCCTTTTTCCGCCTGCCCCAATCTGCCTCTGAACCGCTGCGTATAGCCGGTGATTGGACTCTCCAGCATTACGGCGAACTACGCGAACTGATCGCCCAGGTTCCTGCCAGCCAGCGCCAGAGTATCAGCGAAGTAGATCTCAGCCAGCTGGCCGGACTGGATACCGCCGGTGGTCAACTGCTGGCCGAGCTGCTGGGCCCGGAGCAATTGCAGCGCGCCAGCCAGAGCAGTCAGGACCTCAGCAGCGAACGGCGCACGCTGTTGCAACGCATTGCCAGCAGTTGCAGCGACCAACCGGACACCATCAGATCCGAACCCCTGCTGCTTATCGCGCTGCTTGAACGTATCGGCGCAGCCATGGCCGGACTGTATGCCCACGTCATCGAACTCTTGGGCTTTATCGGTCTGACCCTCAGCGGCCTGGCACGCAATCTGTTGCGTCCCGGCAACTGGCGGTTAACCGCGATAGTTGCGCAGATCGAGCAAACCGCCTTCAATGCCATTCCCATCGTCGCGCTACTGACCTTTATGGTGGGTGCGGTGATCGCCTTTCTTGGCGCCACCGTACTGGAGTCCTTTGGCGCCAGCATCTACACGGTCGACCTGATTGCCTTCTCGTTCCTGCGTGAGTTTGGCGTGTTGCTGACGGCTATTCTGATGGCCGGTCGCACCGCCAGCGCCTTTACCGCACAGATCGGCTCGATGAAAGCCAACGAAGAGGTCGATGCAATCCGTGCACTGGGGCTGAACCCGATGGAGATTCTGGTGTTGCCGCGGGTACTGGCGCTATTGATCGCCATGCCGGCCCTCACCTTCATTGCCATGCTTTCTGGCCTGTTCGGCGGCGCCATGGTCTGCGCACTGTCGCTGGACATTTCGCCAACCATGTACCTCAGCATGCTGCACCAGAACATTGAACTCAGGCATTTCCTGCTCGGCATCGCCAAGGCGCCAGTATTTGCCTTTCTGATCGCCGTTATCGGCTGCCTGGAAGGCTTCAAGGTCAGCGGCAGCGCAGAGTCTGTCGGCGAGCACACCACCTCCAGCGTGGTGCAATGTATCTTCGTGGTGATTCTGGTCGACGCATTGGCAGCGCTGTTCTATATGGAGATGGGCTGGTGA
- a CDS encoding ABC transporter ATP-binding protein, whose protein sequence is MSEQTDKQQPLVEVRGLVNRFGSQTIHDQLDLDIYPREILGVVGGSGTGKSVLLRSIVGLRRPNAGSVKVFGKDLQTLSPEQRSQQERRFGVLFQAGALFSSLTVLENIALPLIEHAGLSRPDAEHLARMKVALTGLPPEAGDKYPSMLSGGMVKRAALARALALDPDILFLDEPTAGLDPIGAAAFDQLIKTLRDALGLSVFLVTHDLDTLYAICDRVAVLSEKRVLVADSLQRVSETDNTWIQDYFHGPRGRAAAASHQALTPESN, encoded by the coding sequence GTGAGCGAGCAAACAGACAAGCAGCAGCCATTGGTGGAAGTGCGCGGCCTGGTCAATCGCTTTGGCAGCCAGACCATTCACGACCAATTGGACCTGGACATCTATCCGCGCGAAATTCTCGGCGTGGTGGGTGGCTCCGGGACCGGCAAGTCGGTGCTGCTGCGCTCCATTGTCGGCCTGCGCCGACCCAATGCCGGCTCGGTCAAGGTATTTGGCAAGGACCTGCAGACGCTGTCGCCGGAGCAACGCTCACAACAGGAGCGCCGATTCGGCGTGTTGTTTCAGGCGGGCGCGCTGTTTTCTTCGCTGACCGTGCTGGAAAATATCGCCCTGCCTTTGATCGAGCACGCGGGCCTGAGCCGCCCGGATGCCGAGCACCTGGCGCGCATGAAGGTGGCGCTTACCGGGTTACCGCCCGAGGCAGGCGACAAATACCCATCCATGCTGTCCGGCGGCATGGTCAAGCGCGCGGCATTGGCCCGCGCCCTGGCGCTGGATCCCGATATTCTGTTTCTGGATGAGCCGACCGCCGGCCTGGACCCGATCGGCGCTGCGGCCTTTGACCAATTGATCAAAACCCTGCGTGACGCCCTTGGGTTGAGTGTTTTCCTGGTTACCCACGACCTCGACACCCTCTACGCCATCTGCGACCGCGTTGCGGTACTATCGGAAAAACGCGTACTGGTGGCCGATAGCCTGCAACGCGTCAGCGAAACAGACAACACCTGGATTCAGGACTATTTTCATGGCCCCCGCGGCCGCGCCGCCGCCGCCAGCCACCAAGCCCTTACCCCGGAGTCTAACTAG
- a CDS encoding MlaD family protein yields METRAHHVLIGLFTVLSALAAISFAIWMSSSSTSSEYRYYTVLFKQAVTGLSRGSAVQFSGIRIGDITELTLDKEDPRKVRARIRIDPSVPIKQSTTASLSFTGITGNSVIELSHDKLNSPPLEGVDGEDPVIPAKPSPISSLLANGEDLMTNINKLIVSARDILSEENVEHLSQTLEGLHQATDSISNPDGNLQQLLVELTETSRAAKAALEQSNQLIANADRLVTNQGAQTLDSAEQAMASVAQSSATLEQILNDNQAAFSSGMQGLGQLDPAINELRSTLAELRLLTRRLQDDPARFLLGRENKQEFQP; encoded by the coding sequence ATGGAAACCCGTGCCCATCATGTGCTGATCGGCCTGTTTACAGTGCTTTCAGCACTCGCAGCCATCAGCTTTGCCATCTGGATGAGCAGCTCCAGCACCAGCAGCGAGTACCGCTACTACACCGTGCTCTTCAAGCAAGCGGTCACCGGCCTGTCACGTGGTAGCGCCGTACAGTTCAGCGGCATTCGCATCGGTGACATCACTGAATTGACGCTCGATAAAGAAGACCCGCGCAAGGTGCGCGCACGCATTCGCATCGACCCCAGCGTCCCCATCAAGCAGAGCACTACAGCCAGCCTGTCGTTCACCGGCATCACCGGCAACTCGGTCATTGAGCTGAGCCACGACAAACTCAACAGCCCGCCGCTGGAGGGCGTGGACGGCGAAGACCCGGTAATACCGGCAAAGCCGTCACCCATCTCCAGCCTGCTGGCCAACGGCGAGGACCTGATGACCAACATCAACAAGTTGATCGTCAGTGCCCGCGATATTCTGTCCGAGGAAAACGTCGAGCACCTGAGCCAAACCCTCGAAGGGCTGCACCAGGCCACCGACAGCATCTCCAACCCCGACGGCAACCTGCAGCAACTACTGGTTGAGCTGACCGAAACCAGCCGCGCCGCCAAGGCTGCACTGGAGCAAAGCAATCAGCTGATCGCCAACGCCGATCGCCTGGTCACCAACCAGGGCGCGCAAACCCTCGACAGCGCGGAACAGGCGATGGCCTCGGTAGCACAGTCAAGTGCCACCCTTGAGCAGATTCTGAATGACAACCAGGCGGCCTTTTCCAGCGGCATGCAAGGTCTGGGGCAGTTGGATCCCGCGATCAACGAACTACGTTCTACGCTGGCCGAGCTGCGCCTGCTGACCCGCCGGCTACAGGACGACCCCGCCCGCTTTTTGCTGGGACGTGAAAACAAACAGGAGTTTCAACCATGA
- a CDS encoding ABC-type transport auxiliary lipoprotein family protein: MIARRTLQLGAGLLLVGLVSACTVLPEAEPITFYRLPSPQLTASQAQPLPLSLRITTPDASYALQAPRIMVSPDENTINSYQGARWSDPNPALLREHLIQAFQQEGSFNTVTNENQALESDVHLYSDLRRFQTVYVNGTPRVNVTLDAKLVDPTTRRVIAARHFQLEQALDDPQVPAVVKGLGAASDQLARELISWSRGELATMQPAKSQQAE, translated from the coding sequence ATGATTGCGCGTCGCACGTTGCAGTTGGGTGCCGGCCTACTGCTGGTGGGCCTGGTCAGCGCCTGCACGGTGCTGCCCGAGGCCGAGCCCATTACTTTTTACCGGCTGCCGAGCCCACAGCTTACGGCGAGTCAGGCCCAGCCACTGCCGCTCTCGCTGCGCATCACCACACCCGACGCCAGTTACGCCTTGCAGGCCCCGCGCATCATGGTCAGCCCGGATGAAAACACCATCAACAGCTATCAGGGCGCGCGCTGGAGCGATCCCAACCCCGCACTGCTGCGCGAGCATCTGATTCAAGCGTTTCAGCAAGAAGGGAGCTTCAACACCGTCACCAACGAAAATCAGGCGCTGGAAAGTGACGTCCATTTGTACAGTGATCTGCGGCGGTTCCAGACCGTTTATGTGAACGGCACGCCACGCGTCAACGTCACTCTGGATGCCAAGCTCGTCGATCCCACCACACGCCGCGTCATTGCCGCCAGGCACTTTCAGCTGGAACAGGCGCTGGACGATCCCCAGGTTCCCGCAGTGGTAAAAGGGCTGGGCGCGGCGTCGGACCAACTGGCGCGTGAACTGATCAGCTGGAGCCGCGGTGAACTGGCCACCATGCAGCCGGCAAAGAGCCAGCAAGCTGAATAA
- a CDS encoding mechanosensitive ion channel family protein, giving the protein MNDDNLASQLSTFVDMFNAGTIFLLFFCIFVLWLINWLIRHMMGRVMTRFPSRRFAVMQLTTLLSFVLYIIGAIVLVVGVLRPPQEFLIAIGGSAAVAVGFALKDVAASLISGLILLFDRPFQVGDRVTFDNVYGEIMAITLRTVRLRTLDDNIVTIPNSRFITDVVASGNLGAMDMMVVTDFHLALDADIQQAQDIARQVIVTSRFAYLKKPVTFAIEEVQVAERLAIRLRAKAYVLDVDYEKAFQSDVTVRTSALFRERGVLRPAG; this is encoded by the coding sequence ATGAATGACGATAATCTTGCCAGTCAGCTATCTACCTTTGTAGATATGTTCAACGCAGGGACCATATTCCTGTTGTTCTTCTGCATCTTCGTGCTGTGGCTGATCAACTGGCTGATCCGGCACATGATGGGCCGGGTGATGACGCGCTTCCCGTCACGCCGCTTTGCTGTGATGCAGCTCACCACCTTGCTGAGTTTTGTGCTCTACATCATCGGTGCGATCGTGTTGGTGGTAGGCGTATTGCGCCCGCCGCAGGAGTTTCTGATCGCGATTGGCGGCTCTGCAGCGGTGGCGGTGGGCTTCGCCCTCAAGGACGTGGCGGCGTCGCTGATTTCCGGTTTGATACTGCTGTTTGACCGCCCGTTTCAGGTCGGTGACAGAGTCACCTTTGATAACGTCTACGGCGAGATCATGGCGATCACCCTGCGTACGGTTCGGCTGCGCACGCTGGATGACAACATCGTCACCATCCCCAATTCGCGCTTTATTACCGACGTGGTGGCCTCGGGCAACCTCGGCGCAATGGATATGATGGTGGTAACCGACTTCCATCTGGCGCTTGATGCCGACATTCAGCAGGCCCAGGACATTGCCCGTCAGGTGATCGTGACCAGCCGTTTCGCGTATCTGAAGAAACCGGTGACCTTTGCCATAGAAGAAGTGCAGGTCGCCGAGCGCTTGGCCATTCGCCTGCGAGCCAAGGCCTATGTGCTGGATGTGGATTACGAGAAGGCATTCCAGAGTGATGTGACGGTACGGACGTCCGCCCTGTTCCGGGAGCGTGGGGTGTTGCGGCCGGCGGGCTGA
- a CDS encoding AAA family ATPase: MLGLVEARAATAEFTDCRDETALLRSLERERAAVNAQRRVFDSIYSDQFAADLTIEQAVAPTSTQLGQWNWPEQIDCPSLEEQYQSARAGLLRSQQRLSRQQAVWLDQPEAVRDALSRVWESRQRLTAQAAALRAASEADSSPALTASLAAAEQVQGRLSELRREFFSQLSALHLEVTPGRIAEWLALWRQSYEIRPAAGQPDAQTLSALAPVQQQLLLDYYRLARHDVLVQRNALNSVRGWLWQERARAFAQLDPRETRHLLAEEMRAFTTRLTWLFSDVRLSYLDTGGAGGRTSLWLTLVEYLFGILAAVALVVLARASAAPAARLQSRFAHWSRKRRLASRLSRVTASVPLLLPWLVGLLGLQVLYELYTHYHLALLTLLTPLARLFILYGLLCLVGEWLLQRIAQQAGSFLNQEQLTQVQRAARVSAAVLVLFLLAKDFVALGVGPSSLLDWCRVLSLLGILLALGLLLRCRRQDFIDALKSVLPSRFDDTLDLLLSERYFLLIAPITAPPLLVALLATFLHKSLFDYDWYRRLFARSFKLRAAATESAQPELESDAQALAGYEHWFLESGDAQIPFIDSGLYSHVRKGLDAWLEDKSSENSLLLTGPRGAGKSAVLQQLSQALGEEHSELQVRLCNVTGKLCTRDEVLALLGDALQCDLTAGPPALVHTDAERQPTLVILDNAQNLFLRRVGGLSGWETLLGLVNTRIENVFWLVAINNQSWAYLSNIYGRDYQFRKVRTTRRWSQNEVRSLILSRNHLSGYKIRYDDILLATRGPEAGNIRNAEQLYFSLLWDACQGNPLLALRLWLRSIHLQGNTVVVGLPDEVSAAALEQMDNDLHFAYAAIMIHENMTSDELVTVTALPERVVRAALKSGYDAGFLQRSDNKRYRIVPLWYPPIMRLLARKNLLHE; the protein is encoded by the coding sequence ATGCTGGGACTGGTCGAGGCGCGTGCAGCGACTGCGGAGTTCACCGACTGCCGGGACGAGACAGCCTTGTTGCGTTCGCTGGAGCGTGAACGGGCCGCGGTCAACGCGCAGCGGCGGGTATTTGATTCCATTTATTCCGATCAGTTTGCGGCTGACCTGACCATAGAGCAGGCGGTGGCGCCAACCTCGACGCAACTCGGGCAGTGGAACTGGCCGGAGCAGATCGACTGTCCATCACTTGAAGAGCAGTACCAGAGTGCACGCGCCGGCCTGTTGCGCTCACAGCAACGGCTCAGCCGTCAGCAGGCGGTCTGGCTGGATCAGCCGGAGGCGGTGCGCGATGCACTGAGTCGGGTGTGGGAATCGCGGCAGAGACTGACCGCGCAGGCCGCAGCACTGCGCGCGGCCAGTGAGGCAGACAGCAGCCCCGCGCTGACCGCGAGCCTTGCGGCGGCGGAACAGGTGCAAGGGCGACTGAGTGAACTGCGCCGCGAGTTCTTCTCCCAGCTATCGGCACTGCATCTTGAAGTCACCCCCGGGCGCATCGCTGAATGGCTGGCACTCTGGCGACAGTCCTACGAGATCCGCCCCGCTGCGGGGCAGCCGGATGCGCAGACACTGTCCGCCTTGGCGCCGGTGCAACAACAACTGCTGCTCGATTACTACCGCCTGGCACGGCACGATGTGCTGGTGCAGCGCAATGCACTGAACAGCGTTCGCGGCTGGCTGTGGCAAGAGCGGGCCCGGGCCTTTGCGCAGCTTGATCCGCGCGAGACGCGCCATCTGTTGGCCGAGGAGATGCGCGCCTTCACCACCCGCCTGACCTGGCTGTTCAGCGATGTACGTCTGAGTTACCTGGATACCGGTGGGGCTGGGGGCAGAACCTCGCTTTGGCTAACGCTGGTGGAATATCTGTTTGGCATTCTGGCTGCCGTTGCATTGGTGGTGCTGGCGCGCGCGTCTGCAGCGCCGGCGGCCCGATTGCAAAGCCGTTTTGCGCACTGGAGTCGCAAGCGGCGGCTGGCGTCCAGGCTCAGCAGGGTGACCGCGAGCGTGCCGCTGTTACTGCCGTGGCTGGTGGGGTTGCTCGGCCTGCAGGTGCTGTACGAACTCTACACGCATTATCATCTGGCCCTATTGACCCTGCTGACGCCGCTGGCCCGGCTGTTCATCCTTTACGGGTTACTTTGCCTGGTAGGGGAATGGCTGCTGCAACGCATTGCGCAGCAGGCTGGCAGCTTTCTCAATCAGGAACAGCTGACACAGGTGCAACGCGCTGCGCGGGTTTCTGCCGCGGTGCTGGTGCTGTTTTTGCTGGCGAAGGACTTTGTGGCACTGGGAGTAGGTCCGTCCAGCTTGCTGGACTGGTGCCGGGTGCTCAGCCTGCTGGGCATCTTGCTGGCGTTGGGGTTGCTGCTGCGCTGCCGGCGGCAGGACTTTATTGATGCACTCAAGTCGGTGCTGCCATCGCGCTTTGATGACACTCTCGATCTGTTGTTGAGTGAGCGTTACTTTCTGCTGATAGCGCCGATCACTGCGCCGCCACTACTGGTAGCGCTGCTGGCCACCTTCCTGCACAAGTCGCTGTTCGACTATGACTGGTATCGTCGTTTGTTCGCGCGCAGCTTCAAACTTCGCGCCGCGGCTACGGAAAGCGCTCAGCCGGAACTTGAAAGCGATGCACAGGCACTGGCGGGCTATGAACACTGGTTTCTGGAGTCAGGCGACGCGCAGATACCCTTTATCGATTCGGGTCTGTACAGCCATGTGCGCAAGGGTCTGGACGCTTGGCTCGAGGACAAGAGCAGTGAGAATTCGCTGCTGTTGACCGGGCCGCGGGGTGCCGGCAAGTCTGCGGTGCTGCAACAGCTGTCCCAGGCGCTGGGTGAAGAGCACAGCGAGCTGCAGGTACGCCTGTGCAATGTGACTGGCAAGCTTTGCACCCGTGACGAGGTGCTGGCCCTGCTCGGCGACGCGCTTCAGTGTGATTTGACGGCGGGGCCACCGGCGCTGGTGCATACCGATGCCGAGCGACAGCCCACGCTGGTTATTCTGGATAACGCGCAGAACCTGTTCCTGCGTCGGGTGGGCGGGCTGAGTGGCTGGGAGACCCTGCTGGGCCTGGTCAACACGCGCATCGAAAATGTGTTCTGGCTGGTGGCTATCAATAATCAGAGCTGGGCCTATCTGAGCAATATCTACGGCAGGGATTACCAATTCCGCAAGGTGCGCACCACCCGGCGGTGGTCACAGAACGAAGTACGCTCGCTGATCCTGTCGCGCAACCACCTGAGCGGGTACAAGATTCGCTACGACGACATTCTGCTCGCTACCCGCGGTCCGGAGGCAGGCAATATTCGCAATGCCGAGCAGTTGTATTTCAGTCTGTTGTGGGATGCCTGTCAGGGTAATCCGTTGCTGGCGTTGCGGCTCTGGCTGCGCTCTATCCACCTGCAGGGCAATACCGTCGTAGTAGGGCTGCCGGATGAAGTCTCGGCCGCTGCACTTGAGCAGATGGACAACGATCTGCACTTTGCCTACGCCGCAATAATGATTCACGAGAACATGACCAGCGACGAGCTGGTTACGGTTACGGCATTGCCGGAGCGGGTGGTGCGCGCCGCCCTGAAGAGCGGTTACGACGCGGGCTTTCTGCAGCGCTCGGATAACAAGCGTTATCGCATCGTACCGCTCTGGTACCCCCCCATCATGAGGCTTCTGGCCAGGAAGAACCTGCTGCATGAATGA
- a CDS encoding putative quinol monooxygenase — protein MQDKTKSSMAAKAATAASSAAPHAGVQVLGEQGSEGRKAFYIHIEALPGKEQQVMQMLRDIRDCVEHEPATGPWFAVRLAPTTFAIFEAFPDLAGRQAHVEGGGGDIFRDLTRMNAILAFPAQVHRADVLMSKDSFAHLPQ, from the coding sequence ATGCAAGATAAAACCAAGTCGAGTATGGCCGCAAAGGCAGCCACAGCTGCTTCGTCTGCCGCTCCCCATGCTGGGGTGCAGGTGCTCGGTGAACAGGGCAGCGAAGGGCGCAAGGCGTTCTACATTCATATTGAGGCGCTGCCGGGCAAAGAGCAGCAAGTCATGCAGATGCTGCGCGATATCCGTGATTGCGTGGAGCACGAACCGGCCACCGGGCCCTGGTTCGCCGTGCGATTGGCGCCTACCACCTTTGCTATTTTTGAAGCCTTCCCTGACCTGGCTGGACGCCAGGCGCATGTCGAGGGCGGCGGTGGGGACATCTTCCGCGATCTGACCCGCATGAATGCGATTCTGGCCTTTCCGGCGCAGGTGCATAGGGCGGATGTGCTGATGAGCAAGGACAGTTTCGCCCATTTGCCGCAGTAG
- a CDS encoding AraC family transcriptional regulator, giving the protein MSNDLLQAVELHTRSQAHADGLTHTALPGLTLVRSSAPTELEHALARPLLCLVLQGCKQVSIGTTQHRFGAGDSMLVSSNLPTLSRIVSASTATPYLAVALDLDVPLMSELTLLNQATPATQAERSQAEHELKDAVRRLVQALHRPQTFAALKGALLREIHHWLLMGPHGDSVRQLGLPDSHVRRIARAVTLIRSDYTQTLSVTRLAAAAGMSRSAFHQHFRTATTLSPLQFQKQLRLIEARRLLHAGGLTASRAAFEVGYESISQFSREYARLFGLPPGKDRRSAAQRLS; this is encoded by the coding sequence ATGTCAAATGACCTGTTACAGGCAGTAGAGCTTCATACCCGCAGCCAAGCCCACGCCGACGGGCTGACTCACACCGCGTTGCCTGGCCTTACCCTGGTGCGCAGCTCTGCACCGACCGAACTGGAGCATGCACTAGCCAGGCCATTGCTGTGCCTGGTGCTGCAGGGCTGTAAACAGGTGAGCATTGGCACAACCCAACACCGCTTTGGCGCTGGCGATAGCATGCTGGTGAGCAGCAATCTGCCAACCCTCAGCCGCATTGTGAGCGCCAGTACTGCAACGCCCTACCTGGCTGTAGCGCTGGATCTGGATGTACCCCTGATGAGCGAACTGACACTGCTCAACCAGGCGACACCCGCTACGCAGGCAGAGCGCTCGCAAGCCGAGCATGAGCTGAAGGATGCAGTGCGCCGGTTGGTGCAAGCACTGCATCGCCCGCAAACCTTTGCTGCACTGAAAGGCGCCCTGCTGCGCGAGATACACCACTGGTTGCTGATGGGGCCACACGGCGACAGCGTGCGACAGCTCGGCTTGCCGGATAGCCATGTACGACGCATCGCGCGCGCCGTTACGCTGATCAGATCGGACTACACCCAGACATTGTCGGTAACCCGACTCGCCGCTGCTGCCGGTATGAGCCGCTCGGCTTTTCATCAGCATTTTCGCACCGCAACCACACTGTCGCCGTTGCAGTTCCAGAAACAGCTGCGCCTGATCGAGGCGCGACGCCTGCTGCACGCCGGCGGCTTGACGGCGAGCCGAGCGGCGTTCGAGGTCGGTTACGAGAGCATTTCGCAATTCAGCCGCGAGTACGCGCGGCTGTTTGGCTTGCCGCCGGGTAAAGACCGTCGTAGTGCCGCTCAGCGGCTGTCGTAA